Proteins co-encoded in one Pararge aegeria chromosome 19, ilParAegt1.1, whole genome shotgun sequence genomic window:
- the LOC120632144 gene encoding uncharacterized protein LOC120632144 — protein MESLKNNLMAFSGVMTSAGQMAFDANFTKYLAAVARETNITNIIYKLSPKCESMLVRCSWGMHRTACRHLFAKRVTDLGYCCVFNARYSLEDRNNTPFRATMVGQDSGLSVVIQENTDDFTAVRRTGEELQLLLFDGSQYPLTRAGVIRSYPVRRSASVFVTLRATVQRASDSLRHYSEAWFI, from the exons ATGGAGAGCCTCAAAAACAACCTGATGGCGTTCAGCGGTGTCATGACGTCAGCCGGCCAAATGGCCTTTGATGCGAACTTCACGAAGTACCTCGCCGCAGTCGCCCGAGAGACCAACATCACCAACATCATCTACAAG TTGTCTCCGAAATGCGAGTCCATGCTGGTGCGGTGCAGCTGGGGCATGCACCGCACGGCGTGCCGGCACCTTTTCGCGAAGCGCGTCACGGACTTGGGCTACTGCTGCGTCTTCAACGCCAGATACAG TTTGGAGGACCGTAACAATACTCCGTTCAGAGCTACCATGGTGGGCCAGGACTCTGGCCTCTCGGTCGTCATCCAGGAAAATACTGACGACTTCACTGCCGTTCGGCGCACAGGAGAAGAACTCCAG CTGCTGCTGTTCGACGGCAGCCAGTACCCATTAACGCGCGCGGGCGTGATACGCTCGTACCCCGTGCGCCGCAGCGCTTCCGTGTTCGTCACGCTGCGGGCGACCGTGCAGCGAGCTTCGGACTCTTTGCGTCACTATAGCGAAGCCTGG TTCATATGA